The Lacrimispora xylanolytica genome has a segment encoding these proteins:
- the accB gene encoding acetyl-CoA carboxylase biotin carboxyl carrier protein, with translation MEINDIIRLMQAVKENDLTSFRLEEGDVKLSIKKEKEILTVSTAPVYQTLSEAGMCQQSDKGNESAGVMTKGTNDVELCTGNVVASPLVGTFYNASSPEAEPFVKAGDQVKKGQILGIIEAMKLMNEIECEYDGVVETVLVSNEDVVEYGQPLFRIR, from the coding sequence ATGGAGATTAATGATATCATAAGGCTGATGCAGGCGGTAAAAGAGAATGACCTGACCAGCTTTCGATTAGAGGAGGGCGATGTAAAGCTCTCCATAAAAAAGGAAAAAGAGATTCTTACCGTATCCACAGCCCCTGTTTATCAGACACTGTCTGAGGCAGGTATGTGTCAGCAATCGGATAAGGGGAATGAGTCTGCTGGCGTGATGACAAAAGGAACCAATGACGTGGAACTCTGTACTGGCAATGTAGTAGCATCTCCTCTTGTGGGTACGTTTTACAATGCTTCCTCTCCGGAGGCAGAGCCATTTGTAAAGGCAGGAGATCAGGTAAAGAAGGGACAGATCCTTGGAATCATCGAGGCAATGAAACTGATGAACGAGATCGAATGCGAATACGACGGTGTTGTGGAAACGGTACTGGTTTCAAATGAAGATGTGGTAGAGTACGGTCAGCCTCTGTTCCGTATCCGGTAA
- the fabZ gene encoding 3-hydroxyacyl-ACP dehydratase FabZ: MLGIKEIQEIIPHRHPFLLVDVIEELVPGERATGYKCVTYNEPFFQGHFPEMPVMPGVLILEALAQVGSVAMLSLEENKGKVGFFGGIDKAKFKRKVLPGDKLKLECEIIKRKGPVGIGRAVATVDGKVAASAEMTFMIG, encoded by the coding sequence ATGTTAGGAATCAAGGAAATTCAGGAGATCATACCTCACAGACATCCGTTTTTACTGGTAGACGTCATCGAGGAACTTGTGCCAGGAGAAAGAGCAACCGGATATAAATGTGTTACCTATAATGAGCCATTTTTTCAGGGACATTTTCCGGAAATGCCTGTTATGCCTGGAGTTTTGATTCTTGAGGCATTGGCACAGGTTGGATCTGTCGCCATGTTAAGTCTGGAAGAGAATAAAGGAAAAGTTGGATTTTTCGGTGGCATTGACAAAGCGAAATTTAAACGCAAGGTTTTGCCAGGAGATAAACTGAAACTGGAATGTGAAATTATAAAGCGCAAGGGCCCTGTTGGCATCGGAAGAGCCGTTGCAACTGTGGATGGAAAAGTAGCAGCCAGTGCAGAAATGACATTTATGATTGGGTAG
- a CDS encoding acetyl-CoA carboxylase biotin carboxylase subunit — protein sequence MFDKILIANRGEIAVRIIRACREMGIKTVAVYSEADRDSLHTLLADEAICIGPAPSTQSYLNMERILTATVAMKADAIHPGFGFLSENERFAELCEKCNITFIGPSHHIINKMGNKSEARKTMMEAGVPVVPGGKEAVHHVGEAKEMAEKIGFPVMIKASSGGGGKGMRISRGLEDFEANFNNAQMESVKGFSDDTMYIEKYIEKPRHIEFQIMADKFGNVVHMGERDCSIQRRHQKVLEESPSAAISEELRKQMGDVAVRAAKAVGYENAGTIEFLLDKHKNFYFMEMNTRIQVEHPVTEMVTGLDLIKEQIRIAAGEPLSVKQEDITISGHAIECRINAENPSKHFMPCPGLIKNIHVPGGNGVRIDTHIYNEYKVPANYDSMLMKLIVHGKDRREAISKMRSALGELIIEGIETNVDFQFDILSHEAYRDGDVDTDFIPKYFPDYVR from the coding sequence ATGTTTGATAAGATTCTAATCGCAAACCGTGGAGAAATCGCGGTTCGTATTATAAGGGCCTGCCGGGAAATGGGCATTAAAACGGTAGCCGTGTACTCGGAAGCAGACCGGGACAGTCTTCATACTCTCTTAGCAGATGAGGCCATCTGTATTGGTCCAGCCCCTTCTACCCAGAGTTATTTAAACATGGAACGCATCCTTACGGCTACCGTGGCCATGAAGGCAGATGCGATTCACCCAGGCTTTGGATTTCTTTCTGAAAATGAACGATTTGCAGAGCTTTGTGAAAAATGTAACATTACCTTTATCGGTCCTTCCCATCACATCATCAATAAAATGGGCAACAAATCAGAAGCCAGAAAGACCATGATGGAAGCGGGTGTCCCGGTTGTTCCCGGCGGCAAAGAGGCGGTCCACCACGTAGGGGAAGCAAAAGAGATGGCAGAGAAAATTGGTTTTCCTGTCATGATTAAGGCATCCTCAGGCGGCGGCGGTAAGGGAATGAGAATTTCCAGAGGACTGGAAGACTTTGAAGCTAACTTTAACAATGCCCAGATGGAGTCTGTGAAGGGATTTTCTGACGACACCATGTACATCGAAAAATACATTGAGAAGCCACGTCATATTGAATTTCAGATTATGGCGGATAAGTTTGGCAATGTGGTTCATATGGGAGAGCGTGACTGCTCCATTCAGAGGCGTCATCAGAAGGTACTGGAAGAATCACCTTCTGCCGCAATCTCAGAGGAGTTAAGAAAGCAGATGGGAGACGTGGCGGTCCGTGCAGCTAAGGCAGTTGGCTATGAAAATGCCGGAACCATCGAATTCCTTCTGGATAAACATAAAAATTTTTACTTCATGGAGATGAACACCAGAATTCAGGTAGAACACCCGGTCACCGAGATGGTGACTGGTTTAGATCTTATTAAGGAGCAGATCCGGATCGCAGCTGGAGAGCCTTTAAGCGTGAAGCAGGAAGATATCACCATATCCGGCCATGCCATCGAATGCAGAATCAATGCAGAGAATCCTTCAAAGCATTTTATGCCATGTCCTGGCCTGATTAAAAACATTCACGTTCCAGGCGGTAATGGTGTGAGAATTGACACTCATATTTATAACGAATATAAGGTTCCGGCCAATTATGACTCCATGCTGATGAAGCTGATTGTTCATGGTAAGGACCGGAGGGAAGCCATCTCAAAGATGAGAAGTGCCCTTGGGGAGCTGATCATCGAGGGTATCGAGACCAATGTGGATTTTCAGTTCGATATCTTAAGTCATGAGGCTTACCGTGACGGAGATGTAGATACGGACTTCATCCCGAAATATTTTCCGGATTATGTCCGGTAA
- a CDS encoding acetyl-CoA carboxylase carboxyltransferase subunit alpha: MLRNMFKKTYTLIDSKYKTPEKSEEPNIPEGLWKKCNKCGQPIYSEDVKNNHYVCTKCTGYFRLHAFQRIEMMADTNTFTEWDKEMEFANPLDFPGYDKKVAAAKEKTGLSEAIVTGICEIGGQRAVLGVMDARFIMSSMGHVVGEKIARAVEQATLLKLPVVLFACSGGARMQEGIVSLMQMAKTSAALKRHHEAGQLYISVLTDPTTGGVTASFAMLGDVILAEPGALIGFAGPRVIEQTIGQKLPEGFQRSEFLLEHGFIDKIVPRNEMKETIARILKLHKPYAVKEFFVDKQISSEVDSGKKKALRPKKSKRSAWDTVLLSRRADRPVASDYIREVFDDFMEFAGDRYFKDDGAIVGGIASFHGMPVTVIGQEKGKNTKDNIKRNFGMPSPEGYRKALRLMKQAETFGRPIICLVDTPGAFCGLEAEERGQGEAIARNLFEMASLTVPVLSIVIGEGGSGGALAMAVGNEVWMMENAIYSILSPEGFASILYKDSKKANDAARVMKITAKDLLELGLIERVIPEEEPVSGENISAAAMEMDKAMEEFFLTYLLKSKEELANQRYERFRRM, encoded by the coding sequence ATGTTAAGAAACATGTTTAAGAAGACCTATACACTGATCGACAGCAAGTATAAGACTCCGGAAAAGTCAGAGGAACCTAACATCCCGGAAGGGCTATGGAAAAAGTGCAACAAGTGCGGCCAGCCCATTTATTCTGAGGATGTAAAAAATAATCATTATGTCTGTACCAAGTGCACCGGCTATTTCCGGCTGCATGCCTTTCAGAGAATTGAGATGATGGCAGATACTAATACCTTCACCGAGTGGGATAAGGAAATGGAATTTGCCAATCCCCTTGATTTCCCTGGCTATGACAAAAAGGTGGCAGCAGCAAAGGAAAAAACTGGCCTTTCTGAAGCCATTGTCACTGGTATCTGTGAAATTGGCGGTCAAAGAGCGGTTCTTGGTGTAATGGATGCCCGTTTTATCATGAGCAGTATGGGCCATGTGGTTGGAGAAAAGATTGCCAGAGCTGTGGAGCAGGCTACGCTATTAAAGCTTCCAGTGGTACTTTTTGCCTGTTCCGGCGGAGCCAGAATGCAGGAGGGAATCGTATCCCTGATGCAGATGGCTAAAACCTCAGCAGCCTTAAAGCGCCACCACGAGGCAGGTCAGCTTTACATCAGTGTGCTGACTGATCCAACCACAGGAGGCGTAACCGCAAGCTTTGCCATGCTTGGAGATGTGATTTTAGCGGAGCCAGGGGCCTTAATCGGCTTTGCTGGTCCCAGGGTTATTGAACAGACCATTGGACAGAAGCTGCCGGAAGGCTTCCAGCGTTCAGAATTTCTTCTTGAGCATGGATTTATTGATAAAATCGTTCCAAGAAATGAGATGAAGGAAACCATTGCCCGAATCTTAAAACTCCACAAACCTTACGCTGTAAAGGAGTTTTTTGTGGATAAACAGATTTCTTCGGAAGTGGATAGTGGAAAAAAGAAGGCCCTTCGCCCCAAAAAGAGCAAACGAAGTGCCTGGGATACGGTCCTGTTATCCAGACGGGCGGATCGTCCGGTGGCATCGGATTATATCAGAGAAGTTTTTGATGATTTCATGGAGTTTGCAGGGGACCGTTATTTTAAAGATGATGGTGCCATTGTAGGCGGAATTGCATCCTTTCATGGTATGCCGGTTACGGTCATTGGCCAGGAAAAAGGAAAGAATACAAAGGATAACATCAAACGAAACTTTGGAATGCCTTCTCCCGAAGGCTATCGAAAGGCCCTTCGCCTCATGAAGCAGGCGGAAACCTTTGGAAGACCTATTATCTGTCTTGTGGATACTCCTGGTGCATTCTGCGGCCTGGAGGCAGAGGAAAGAGGACAGGGAGAGGCCATCGCCAGAAACTTATTTGAGATGGCATCTTTAACCGTTCCCGTTCTCTCCATTGTAATCGGAGAAGGCGGCAGCGGCGGTGCTCTTGCCATGGCAGTTGGCAATGAGGTCTGGATGATGGAAAATGCCATCTATTCCATACTCTCGCCGGAAGGCTTTGCCTCTATCCTTTATAAGGACAGCAAAAAGGCAAATGACGCGGCAAGGGTCATGAAGATTACGGCAAAGGATCTCCTGGAACTAGGCTTAATTGAACGGGTCATTCCAGAGGAAGAGCCGGTGAGCGGAGAAAATATTTCCGCAGCAGCAATGGAAATGGATAAGGCGATGGAGGAATTTTTCCTCACATACCTGTTAAAAAGTAAAGAAGAGCTTGCAAATCAGAGATATGAAAGAT